A stretch of Anaerobiospirillum thomasii DNA encodes these proteins:
- the rplS gene encoding 50S ribosomal protein L19 yields MASHPIIDQLEKEQIRTDIPEFNPGDTVRVEVRVVEGDKTRLQAFEGNVIAKRNRGLNSSFTVRKMSSGEGVERVFQTHSPMIASVKVTRRGDVRRAKLYYLRSRTGKAARIREKV; encoded by the coding sequence ATGGCCAGCCATCCAATTATTGATCAACTCGAGAAAGAGCAGATCCGCACTGATATCCCAGAGTTCAATCCTGGTGATACCGTACGTGTAGAGGTTCGCGTTGTTGAAGGTGACAAGACACGTCTGCAGGCTTTTGAGGGTAACGTTATTGCCAAGCGCAACCGTGGCTTAAACTCATCATTCACTGTACGTAAGATGTCATCAGGTGAGGGTGTAGAGCGTGTATTCCAGACTCATTCACCAATGATTGCCTCTGTTAAGGTAACTCGTCGTGGTGATGTACGCCGTGCCAAGCTGTACTACTTACGCAGCCGCACCGGTAAGGCCGCTCGTATCCGCGAGAAGGTTTAA
- a CDS encoding cell division protein ZipA C-terminal FtsZ-binding domain-containing protein produces the protein MSFNDPVAIILVVGAISIFAFLIHGLYFSGRSNNVKLSSENKHKLSDSMNENVAKVRIVEAGPKRGTHNATVNFDNSAKEAINCNIQTINDSKIENIATPVSAIEPCAWSQSYEINLVAPEGKSYIGADIEEICAAYGILRGNMDIFYVYEDPNTRADEVFRICSLEPPYSFPQDMKNYKTRALALYMNLPHKGKGYPYFKSIRMCANIFIQRLGGHLEDNYHNELTEERLDAMADGLRKYDEQA, from the coding sequence ATGTCTTTTAACGATCCTGTAGCCATAATCTTAGTTGTAGGCGCCATCTCTATTTTCGCCTTTTTAATTCACGGTCTGTATTTCTCCGGCCGTTCGAATAATGTAAAACTATCATCAGAGAATAAGCATAAATTATCTGACAGCATGAATGAAAATGTTGCCAAGGTCAGAATAGTAGAGGCAGGACCTAAAAGAGGTACGCATAATGCTACTGTAAACTTTGATAACAGTGCCAAAGAGGCTATCAACTGCAATATTCAGACTATAAATGACAGTAAGATTGAAAATATAGCTACTCCTGTCAGCGCCATTGAGCCTTGTGCCTGGTCACAAAGCTATGAGATTAATCTCGTGGCTCCTGAGGGCAAGTCCTATATTGGTGCCGATATTGAGGAGATCTGTGCCGCCTATGGCATATTGCGCGGCAATATGGATATTTTCTATGTCTATGAAGATCCAAACACCAGAGCCGATGAAGTCTTTAGGATCTGCTCCCTAGAGCCTCCTTACTCATTCCCGCAGGATATGAAAAACTACAAGACCAGAGCTCTGGCCTTGTATATGAATCTGCCACACAAGGGCAAGGGTTATCCATATTTTAAATCTATACGCATGTGTGCCAATATCTTTATTCAGCGTCTTGGCGGTCATCTTGAGGATAACTACCACAATGAGCTTACAGAAGAGCGTCTTGATGCCATGGCCGATGGTCTGCGCAAATATGATGAGCAGGCTTAA
- the ffh gene encoding signal recognition particle protein — MFDNLTQRLNRTLKNIKGQGRITEDNIKDTLREVRTALLEADVALPVVKSFTARVKERALGQEVSLSLTPGQEFIKGVYDELVQTMGGQTEELNLAHQPPAVILLAGLQGAGKTTSAAKLALYIKERLKKSVAMVSVDTYRPAAIEQLATLGRDVGVEVIPSDATQKPEDIAAIALDYAKKKVFDVLIVDTAGRLAVDEYMMQEVKSLHGILDPIETLFVVDAMTGQDAANTAKAFSEALPLTGVILTKADGDARGGAALSVREITGKSIKFIGMGEKVAALEPFHPDRIASRILDMGDLLSLIEELQRNTDETKTKAMADKIKSGKGFTLEDFAEQLREMKKMGGMTSLLEKMPGMGGMADKIKDQVNDKSLVHLEAIINSMTPKERRKPEIIKGSRKRRIAAGAGVQIYEVNQLLKQFDTMQRMMKKMGKGGVRKMAGAMRGMMGAMGGGMPNLGGFGGGNFFKR, encoded by the coding sequence ATGTTTGACAATCTAACACAGCGACTTAATCGTACCTTAAAGAATATCAAGGGCCAGGGCCGTATTACAGAAGATAATATCAAAGATACCCTGCGCGAGGTCAGAACAGCTCTGCTTGAGGCAGATGTGGCACTGCCTGTTGTTAAAAGTTTTACAGCAAGAGTCAAGGAAAGAGCCTTGGGACAGGAGGTAAGTTTAAGTCTTACCCCAGGTCAGGAGTTTATCAAGGGCGTTTATGATGAGCTGGTGCAGACCATGGGTGGTCAGACAGAAGAGCTCAATCTGGCCCATCAGCCGCCTGCAGTAATTCTTCTTGCAGGTCTGCAGGGTGCCGGTAAAACCACATCTGCAGCCAAACTTGCACTTTATATAAAAGAAAGACTTAAAAAGTCAGTGGCCATGGTCTCTGTTGATACCTACAGACCTGCAGCTATTGAGCAGCTTGCCACTTTAGGTCGCGATGTCGGAGTTGAGGTTATACCTTCAGATGCTACACAAAAACCTGAGGATATTGCAGCAATTGCGCTTGATTATGCTAAAAAGAAGGTTTTTGATGTACTTATTGTCGATACAGCAGGTCGTCTTGCAGTAGATGAGTATATGATGCAGGAGGTCAAAAGCCTGCATGGTATTTTAGATCCTATAGAGACTTTGTTTGTGGTTGACGCCATGACAGGTCAGGATGCTGCCAATACAGCCAAAGCCTTTTCCGAGGCTCTACCTCTTACCGGTGTTATCCTTACCAAGGCCGATGGTGATGCCAGAGGCGGTGCTGCCCTGTCTGTGCGTGAGATTACAGGCAAGAGCATTAAATTTATAGGTATGGGCGAGAAGGTAGCTGCCCTTGAGCCATTCCACCCTGACAGAATTGCTTCACGTATTTTAGATATGGGAGATCTGCTCTCTCTTATTGAAGAGCTGCAGAGAAATACCGATGAGACCAAAACCAAGGCCATGGCCGATAAGATTAAATCGGGCAAGGGCTTTACTCTTGAGGATTTTGCCGAGCAGCTGCGCGAGATGAAAAAGATGGGTGGCATGACCTCACTGCTAGAAAAGATGCCTGGTATGGGCGGTATGGCTGACAAGATTAAAGATCAGGTCAATGACAAATCTCTTGTGCATCTTGAGGCTATTATCAACTCCATGACCCCAAAGGAGAGGCGCAAACCTGAGATTATCAAGGGTTCACGCAAAAGACGTATTGCTGCCGGTGCCGGTGTGCAGATCTATGAGGTCAATCAGCTGTTAAAGCAGTTTGATACCATGCAGCGCATGATGAAGAAAATGGGTAAGGGCGGTGTACGTAAAATGGCCGGTGCCATGCGTGGCATGATGGGCGCTATGGGTGGCGGCATGCCAAATCTTGGTGGCTTTGGCGGCGGTAATTTCTTTAAGCGCTAA
- the trmD gene encoding tRNA (guanosine(37)-N1)-methyltransferase TrmD → MWFGIVSLFPQMFSAVTAYGVTRRACEKGLIEVHTYNPRDYTYDKYKTVDDKPYGGGPGMLMKVQPLTDAISQARREAPVGTKVVCMSPQGARLDHSLVTKFHEWGSIILVAGRYEGIDERVLQKQVDLEVSIGDYVLSGGELPAMCVIDAVSRMVPGVLGDIQNAQEDSFAKGLLHFPQYTRPEAVDGDKVPDIVLCGDHAKIRRWRLQQALGRTYERRPDLLRSRTFSDDELMLIVDYLRDKGLEVEAKTILFNIQGR, encoded by the coding sequence ATGTGGTTTGGTATAGTTTCGCTATTCCCGCAGATGTTCAGCGCTGTAACTGCATATGGCGTAACGCGCAGGGCCTGTGAAAAAGGCCTGATTGAGGTACACACCTACAATCCGCGCGATTATACCTATGACAAGTATAAGACTGTGGACGACAAGCCGTACGGCGGCGGTCCTGGCATGCTTATGAAGGTACAGCCTCTGACGGATGCTATAAGTCAGGCCCGTCGCGAAGCACCTGTAGGAACCAAGGTCGTATGCATGTCTCCTCAGGGAGCGCGTCTCGATCACTCGCTGGTCACGAAATTCCATGAATGGGGTTCGATTATTCTTGTAGCAGGACGCTATGAGGGTATTGATGAACGCGTCCTTCAGAAGCAGGTCGATCTGGAGGTTTCAATTGGTGACTACGTGCTGTCGGGAGGCGAATTACCCGCCATGTGTGTCATCGATGCAGTATCAAGAATGGTGCCTGGAGTTTTAGGCGACATTCAGAATGCTCAAGAGGACTCTTTTGCAAAAGGTCTGCTGCATTTTCCTCAGTACACACGTCCTGAGGCGGTTGATGGAGATAAAGTTCCTGATATTGTTTTATGCGGTGATCACGCAAAGATCCGACGCTGGAGATTACAGCAGGCTTTAGGTCGCACCTATGAGCGCAGACCTGATCTGCTAAGGTCCAGAACATTTTCAGATGATGAGCTTATGCTTATCGTCGACTATCTCAGGGATAAAGGTCTTGAGGTAGAGGCAAAAACAATTTTATTTAATATTCAGGGTAGGTAA
- the mdh gene encoding malate dehydrogenase, translating into MKVAVLGAAGGIGQPLSMILKNQLPAGSELSLFDVAPFTPGVAKDLSHIPTDVKVEGFTGDDLQKALAGADVVVIPAGVARKPGMTRDDLFKVNASIVANLVKNCAKACPKACICIITNPVNSTVPLAAEVLKAEGVYDKHRLFGVTVLDVLRSETMIAQEMGVSNERVVVPVIGGHSGTTILPLISQVIGSEVICQDKIPQLTADIQNAGTAVVEAKAGAGSATLSMAAAGARFALKVLRGLMGEPGVVEYGYTEGGSKYNTFFAQGLVFGKNGWERTLDIGTLSAYEQQCLDALVPELDGNIKKGVDFAKTWIEENK; encoded by the coding sequence ATGAAAGTTGCCGTTTTAGGTGCAGCAGGTGGTATCGGTCAGCCACTATCAATGATTTTAAAGAATCAGTTACCAGCAGGTTCAGAGCTGAGCTTATTTGACGTAGCACCATTTACTCCAGGTGTTGCCAAGGATTTAAGCCACATCCCTACAGATGTAAAGGTTGAGGGTTTTACCGGCGATGATCTGCAGAAGGCTCTTGCTGGTGCCGACGTTGTTGTTATCCCAGCTGGCGTTGCCAGAAAGCCTGGCATGACCCGTGATGATTTATTCAAGGTTAATGCCAGTATCGTTGCCAACCTGGTCAAGAACTGTGCCAAGGCATGTCCAAAGGCCTGTATCTGCATTATCACCAACCCAGTCAACTCAACTGTACCTCTTGCAGCTGAAGTATTAAAGGCTGAGGGTGTATACGACAAGCACCGTCTGTTTGGTGTTACCGTGCTTGACGTTCTGCGTTCAGAGACCATGATTGCCCAGGAGATGGGCGTATCTAACGAGCGCGTTGTTGTGCCAGTAATCGGCGGTCACTCAGGCACCACCATTCTGCCACTGATTTCACAGGTTATAGGCTCAGAGGTTATCTGCCAGGACAAGATCCCACAGTTAACAGCAGACATTCAGAATGCTGGTACTGCAGTTGTTGAGGCCAAGGCCGGTGCAGGTTCTGCCACTCTGTCAATGGCAGCAGCCGGTGCCCGTTTTGCTCTTAAGGTTCTGCGTGGTCTTATGGGCGAGCCTGGTGTGGTTGAGTATGGCTACACCGAGGGTGGTTCAAAGTACAATACATTCTTTGCCCAGGGTCTTGTATTTGGCAAGAACGGCTGGGAGAGAACTCTTGACATCGGCACTTTAAGCGCCTACGAGCAGCAGTGCCTTGATGCCTTAGTTCCTGAGCTTGATGGCAACATCAAGAAGGGTGTTGACTTTGCCAAGACCTGGATCGAAGAGAACAAATAA
- a CDS encoding tetratricopeptide repeat protein has protein sequence MKCKLTKCAAGVLSCAFLMQSPAFASMETVLTDTKVKVAHSALEYSLKKYQEETATVSMYTNAQMDKLIAQHRHLSVIKDNDKCQFTPDIEARARVVGVPAFEFAWGDMLINGVCVQQDVKLGLDFMNRAIEHAYAPAFERMSQYYEKGIYVGEDLVKSETYMRVAASLGSDTGRLGWVDMLVRGFGSPAMYEQAYSWLYHTTFNDSYHKAKSDYLISQLGKKMPPNIIARAVAIEYDLLGK, from the coding sequence ATGAAATGTAAACTTACAAAATGTGCTGCAGGTGTTTTATCCTGTGCCTTTTTGATGCAGTCTCCGGCTTTTGCATCCATGGAAACTGTGCTTACAGATACCAAGGTTAAAGTAGCTCACAGTGCTCTTGAGTACTCACTGAAAAAATATCAGGAGGAAACAGCAACTGTCAGCATGTATACCAATGCACAGATGGATAAGTTAATTGCTCAGCATAGACATCTTAGTGTTATAAAAGACAATGATAAATGTCAGTTTACTCCTGACATTGAAGCCCGTGCCAGAGTGGTGGGTGTACCTGCATTTGAATTTGCCTGGGGTGATATGCTCATAAACGGTGTATGTGTACAGCAGGATGTCAAGTTAGGTCTTGATTTTATGAACAGAGCTATTGAACATGCCTATGCTCCTGCCTTTGAGAGAATGTCACAGTACTATGAAAAGGGTATATATGTAGGTGAGGATCTGGTTAAATCTGAAACCTATATGCGTGTTGCAGCCTCATTAGGCTCTGACACAGGACGCCTTGGCTGGGTGGATATGCTGGTGCGTGGTTTCGGCTCTCCTGCCATGTATGAACAGGCCTACAGCTGGCTGTATCATACCACCTTCAATGATAGCTATCACAAGGCTAAAAGTGACTATCTTATCTCACAGCTTGGCAAGAAGATGCCGCCAAACATCATTGCCAGAGCCGTAGCTATAGAATACGATCTTCTTGGAAAATAA
- a CDS encoding DUF2066 domain-containing protein: MSDKSFKRAAFCGLTLCVSLSCSAADISAPLEGSLDDTLIKAFNSYLAQNTSLRTDIKDSSIADGLIESALIDAGQLHVNFDRAGLELFVKSRNATVLGAIEDPVLVYMVDMSPTSQAILTDGAGGDLASAFLQSSDLNSIRIMFPLMDLDDIQKFSAQTILSHNDSALSQAAQRYGSDFYIAGAIESDGTNEQSSLKFNVCTKDGVNIHSGSLSGSAASVINALMHECRTAISSFKNSTADDKDKTHSALNENTKLSAADLDVNTLGPGQDFVRIALYNVNSLEDIKAIKDAFITYGYDDNVNVVRIEPDHFIVEIKTSAKPTILDSTMRRAGDFSYVGAWSYSYLKSVPHAVTHFNTMGKRQSVNAVFGSDVTVSAATDAKQDVPDSDKGQAAVAITNGDE, from the coding sequence ATGTCTGACAAAAGCTTTAAAAGAGCAGCCTTCTGTGGCCTTACATTATGTGTGTCACTTTCATGCAGTGCAGCTGATATATCAGCACCTCTTGAGGGCAGCCTTGATGACACACTGATCAAAGCTTTTAACTCCTATCTTGCTCAAAATACCTCACTTAGAACCGACATAAAGGACAGCAGCATAGCCGACGGCCTTATTGAAAGTGCTCTTATAGATGCAGGACAGCTACATGTCAACTTTGACAGAGCAGGCCTTGAGCTTTTTGTCAAAAGTCGCAATGCCACAGTGCTTGGCGCCATTGAAGATCCTGTTCTTGTCTACATGGTAGATATGTCTCCTACCTCTCAGGCAATATTGACTGACGGTGCAGGAGGCGATCTGGCTTCAGCCTTTTTACAAAGCTCTGATCTTAACAGCATCAGAATTATGTTTCCTTTAATGGATCTTGATGATATTCAAAAGTTCAGTGCACAGACAATACTCTCACACAATGACAGCGCCCTGTCACAGGCTGCGCAGCGTTATGGCTCTGATTTTTATATTGCAGGTGCCATAGAGAGCGATGGCACAAATGAACAGAGCTCACTTAAATTTAATGTCTGCACCAAAGATGGTGTCAATATACACAGCGGCAGTCTGTCTGGCAGCGCCGCCTCTGTCATCAATGCCCTTATGCATGAGTGCCGTACTGCCATCTCATCCTTTAAAAACTCAACTGCAGATGATAAAGATAAGACACACAGCGCTTTGAATGAAAACACAAAGCTAAGTGCCGCCGATCTTGATGTCAATACCTTAGGCCCGGGTCAGGATTTTGTTCGTATTGCCCTATATAACGTCAATTCACTTGAGGATATCAAGGCTATAAAAGATGCTTTTATCACCTATGGCTATGATGATAATGTCAATGTGGTGCGCATTGAGCCTGATCATTTTATTGTTGAGATAAAAACCAGTGCCAAGCCTACCATTCTTGACAGCACTATGCGCCGCGCCGGTGATTTTAGCTATGTTGGAGCCTGGAGCTATTCATATTTAAAATCTGTGCCCCATGCTGTAACGCACTTTAACACCATGGGTAAAAGACAGTCTGTCAATGCAGTCTTTGGCAGTGATGTAACTGTATCTGCAGCTACTGATGCAAAGCAGGATGTACCTGATTCAGATAAGGGTCAGGCTGCTGTTGCAATCACAAATGGGGATGAATAG
- the ligA gene encoding NAD-dependent DNA ligase LigA: protein MDEIQEKIRALSATLDSYAKAYYVDDDPLVPDSEYDRLYHELLDLEQKYPQFIDKNSPTQRVGGAVKDSFKQIEHVIPMLSLADIFEDDELVDFSSRCLASGAPSNAPFCAEVKLDGLAVSLLYIDGELVQAATRGDGRTGEDITENVRTIKAIPLKLRSANIPSLIEIRGEVFMPRDGFNAWNENARAHNLKVFANPRNAAAGSLRQLDPKETARRPLTFNAYFIARAEGVELPDTQYDRLMYVKELGVPVNEHVTRARGLEGLREFYKKINNLRDSLNYDIDGVVLKLDSIELQESMGYTARTPRFAVAYKFPPQEEITRLLDVEFQVGRTGALTPVARLKSVVVGGACISNATLHNADEIKRLDIKIGDYVVIRRAGDVIPQITAVVKDRRGSDVKDIVFPTHCPVCGSLVEKVAGEAVARCSGGLVCPAQQKEAIRHFVSRNAMDIEGFGDKIVQALVDSGKVKTIADIYTLSVDDIASTMLESGKEDGKVRLIGKVIGTKLVAAIDKSRSIDFNRFVYALGIREVGEATALTLAHEYENIHELCDATFDDLIKLKDIGAVVATHIVDFFAEKHNLEVIERLVESNSGFLFSAGIKTKSCKIDKEAMDNLPLASKTYVLTGTLSMPRSKVKALLLSLGATVSGSVSKKTTAVIAGAEAGDKLRKATELGIEILSEEDLIKLLQKYKALE, encoded by the coding sequence ATGGATGAGATACAAGAAAAAATCAGGGCTTTGAGTGCCACCTTAGACAGCTATGCCAAAGCCTATTATGTAGATGATGATCCTTTAGTGCCTGACAGTGAATATGACAGGCTCTATCATGAACTTTTAGATTTAGAACAAAAGTATCCGCAATTTATAGATAAAAACTCACCTACACAGCGTGTAGGCGGTGCAGTCAAAGACAGCTTTAAACAGATTGAGCATGTTATTCCCATGCTCTCTCTTGCCGATATCTTTGAAGATGACGAGCTTGTGGATTTTAGCAGCAGATGTCTTGCCTCAGGTGCCCCATCAAACGCTCCTTTTTGCGCCGAGGTAAAGCTTGACGGTCTTGCTGTATCGCTTTTATATATAGACGGAGAGCTGGTGCAGGCAGCCACACGTGGTGATGGCCGTACAGGTGAGGATATTACAGAAAATGTAAGAACCATCAAGGCTATTCCTTTGAAACTGCGCTCTGCTAATATTCCCTCTCTTATTGAAATACGCGGCGAGGTCTTTATGCCCCGCGACGGCTTTAATGCCTGGAATGAAAATGCAAGAGCCCACAATCTAAAGGTCTTTGCCAATCCGCGCAATGCAGCAGCTGGCAGTTTACGCCAGCTTGATCCAAAAGAGACGGCTCGTCGACCTTTAACCTTTAATGCCTATTTTATTGCAAGGGCTGAGGGTGTAGAGCTGCCTGATACGCAATATGACAGACTTATGTATGTCAAAGAGCTAGGAGTGCCTGTAAATGAGCATGTCACACGGGCCAGAGGTCTTGAGGGACTGCGTGAGTTTTACAAAAAGATAAATAATCTGCGCGACAGTTTAAATTATGATATAGACGGTGTAGTGCTAAAGCTTGACAGTATTGAGCTGCAGGAGAGCATGGGCTATACAGCAAGAACTCCGCGCTTTGCTGTGGCCTATAAATTCCCGCCGCAGGAGGAGATTACCAGGCTTTTAGATGTTGAGTTTCAGGTGGGCAGAACTGGTGCGCTGACCCCTGTAGCCCGTCTTAAGAGCGTCGTGGTAGGCGGAGCATGCATCTCCAATGCCACCTTGCACAATGCCGATGAGATAAAACGCCTTGATATAAAAATAGGCGATTATGTGGTCATAAGACGCGCCGGCGATGTGATTCCGCAGATTACAGCTGTAGTCAAAGACAGACGTGGCAGCGATGTTAAAGATATTGTCTTTCCAACGCACTGTCCTGTGTGTGGCTCACTTGTGGAGAAGGTTGCAGGCGAGGCTGTCGCACGCTGCAGCGGAGGTCTTGTATGCCCTGCACAGCAAAAAGAAGCCATACGCCACTTTGTCTCGCGCAATGCCATGGATATTGAAGGCTTTGGCGATAAAATTGTACAGGCCCTCGTTGATAGCGGCAAGGTCAAAACCATAGCCGATATCTATACACTGTCTGTTGATGATATTGCCTCAACCATGCTCGAGAGCGGCAAGGAAGATGGCAAGGTCAGACTTATTGGCAAGGTCATTGGCACAAAGCTTGTGGCAGCTATTGATAAATCACGCAGCATTGATTTTAACCGCTTTGTCTATGCCCTTGGCATACGTGAGGTGGGTGAGGCCACAGCTTTGACTCTGGCCCATGAGTATGAAAATATACATGAGCTTTGTGATGCGACATTTGATGATCTGATAAAGCTCAAAGATATTGGCGCGGTGGTGGCCACACATATTGTTGATTTCTTTGCTGAAAAACACAATCTTGAGGTCATTGAGCGCCTGGTTGAAAGCAACAGCGGTTTTTTATTCTCAGCAGGCATTAAGACCAAATCGTGCAAGATTGATAAAGAGGCTATGGACAATCTGCCTCTTGCCTCTAAAACCTACGTGCTTACAGGTACTTTATCTATGCCACGCTCTAAGGTAAAGGCCCTGCTTTTATCCTTAGGTGCCACAGTCTCAGGCTCTGTGTCTAAAAAGACTACAGCTGTTATAGCAGGCGCCGAGGCTGGAGACAAGCTGCGCAAAGCCACAGAGCTTGGTATTGAGATTTTAAGCGAAGAAGATCTTATTAAGCTTTTGCAAAAATACAAAGCCCTTGAATAA
- a CDS encoding HdaA/DnaA family protein — protein sequence MSTTPYQDALHFGANDSITLSSFYEGQNTLLLETCKKAIATMRHESYFIFAPPGSGKTHLITALFNSIENRAEKAFFMDLSIAVKLSPALLNINPYPVMFVDNVDAICAKSEFEDAFFALYNRWFDYGTGPLFITAVESADSIAFLRRDLNTRLGNGLTFPLLRLNEEDCARALELKAIMRGFTLAPKVAQYLVRHKNAYMPALVDILDRLDLASLQRQREITIPFIKEILGPDL from the coding sequence ATGAGTACCACACCTTATCAGGATGCGCTGCACTTTGGGGCTAATGATAGTATTACGCTCTCAAGTTTTTATGAAGGACAGAATACTCTTTTGCTTGAGACCTGTAAAAAGGCCATTGCCACAATGCGCCATGAGAGTTATTTTATTTTTGCCCCGCCTGGCAGTGGTAAAACCCATTTGATTACAGCACTGTTTAACAGCATAGAAAACAGAGCCGAAAAAGCTTTTTTCATGGATCTGTCAATTGCCGTTAAATTAAGTCCGGCACTACTTAATATAAATCCCTATCCTGTAATGTTTGTGGACAATGTGGATGCCATCTGTGCAAAGAGTGAGTTTGAAGATGCCTTTTTTGCCCTGTACAACCGCTGGTTTGATTATGGCACAGGCCCTTTGTTTATAACAGCAGTAGAGTCAGCCGACTCCATTGCCTTTTTGCGCAGGGATTTAAACACAAGACTTGGCAATGGTCTTACCTTTCCTCTGCTGCGTTTAAATGAAGAGGACTGCGCCAGAGCCTTAGAGCTTAAGGCTATAATGCGTGGCTTTACACTTGCCCCCAAGGTAGCTCAGTATCTTGTGCGCCATAAAAACGCCTATATGCCGGCTCTTGTAGATATTCTAGACAGGCTTGATCTGGCCTCTTTGCAAAGACAAAGGGAGATAACCATACCTTTTATCAAAGAGATTTTAGGCCCAGATCTTTAA
- the rimM gene encoding ribosome maturation factor RimM (Essential for efficient processing of 16S rRNA): MGRLGSTFGIKGYLKVQSFTEQPENLFDYSPWYISRRGDDWREVQVEAFKPHGDTFIVKLHGVDVREEAALLTGMDIGIRRSSLPPASDGEFYLCDLEGCTVIGINDVCLGTVSRVMDQGAAPLLVVSPSDRTKGDRKERLIPFVKGPIVTDVDLESGIIRVEWGEDY, from the coding sequence ATGGGCAGACTTGGGTCTACCTTTGGAATAAAGGGCTACCTTAAGGTACAGTCCTTTACAGAGCAACCTGAAAACCTTTTTGACTACTCGCCATGGTACATTTCAAGGCGTGGGGATGATTGGCGTGAGGTTCAGGTCGAAGCTTTTAAACCGCATGGAGATACTTTCATTGTAAAGCTTCATGGGGTTGACGTCCGCGAAGAGGCAGCGCTTCTGACCGGAATGGATATAGGGATCAGGCGTTCAAGCCTACCCCCTGCATCAGATGGTGAGTTTTATCTGTGCGATCTTGAAGGCTGCACAGTAATAGGCATCAATGATGTATGTCTTGGCACAGTGTCAAGAGTTATGGATCAAGGAGCCGCTCCTTTACTTGTGGTGTCTCCCTCTGACCGGACAAAAGGTGATCGCAAAGAGCGATTGATTCCTTTTGTTAAAGGCCCTATTGTGACAGATGTTGATCTCGAATCTGGCATAATCAGGGTAGAGTGGGGCGAAGATTACTAG